The window TCTTTGACAATTGCGCATATGTCGCCGTCGCGCGAAGCGCTGTCAAACTTGCTATGGATAAACTGGGCAAAGGAAAAATGAAAGGGCGGTCGTTTCGGGTCAGAAAGATCAGGAACTGATGATGAGACGGGGCTTACTATTACAAGTCAGCCCCGAAGTCTGAGATCTAGGAAGCGATTAGTTGCCCTTGGCCTCTTTGCGTTGCGCAGGTTTTCCAGCGCCACCAGCGCCTCTTCTGCGTTGTCTGCGAGGTGCGTTCGCACTGTTTCTCGCTGCGCCGTCTTGTCGAGGGCCTTTTTTCTCGCCCTTTCTATCTTGACCGCGCTGATCCCCATTCTTGGCTGCTTTAGGTTTCTTCGGCTTGCGCGCCTTCACGGGTTGAGTCGGCAGACGCGATTCAGGCAGTCGCTGTTCAGGCTCAAATCCTTCGATTTCCTCACGGGGCAGACGCTTTTGAATCAGCCTTTCGATATCGGCGAGTAATTTAAACTCGTCCGCACTGACCAGCGATACTGCTTGCCCTTCCGCGCCGGCGCGGCCGGTGCGTCCGATGCGGTGTACATAATCTTCCGCCACTTGGGGTAGATCAAAGTTCACGACCTGCGGCAGCTGATCGATGTCGATGCCGCGCGCAGCGATGTCCGTCGCCACCAGAATCTGTACGCTGCCTGCTTTGAAATCCGCCAGCGCCTTGGTTCTGGCGTTCTGGCTTTTGTCGCCGTGGATGGCGGCGGCATTGATGCCTTTGGCGCTGAGTTGCCGCGTCAGGCGATTTGCGCCATGTTTGGTGCGGCTGAACACCAGAGCCTGGTCCCAGTTATTGTCGCGGATGAGCTGCGCCAATAGCGCGGATTTTTGCTTTTTATCAACCGGGTGAATCCACTGCTTGAC is drawn from Hahella sp. KA22 and contains these coding sequences:
- a CDS encoding DEAD/DEAH box helicase translates to MSFASLGLSAPILDAISEQGYTSPSPIQLKAIPVVLEGKDVMAAAQTGTGKTAAFTLPILERLSKGERARSNQARALILTPTRELAAQVGDCVSLYSSKLPLRSTVVFGGVKINPQMMRLRRGVDVLVATPGRLLDLYNQNAVRFQDLEVLVLDEADRMLDMGFIHDIRKILDILPKRRQNLMFSATFSNDIRKLAKDLVNNPVEISVSPPNTTAKTVKQWIHPVDKKQKSALLAQLIRDNNWDQALVFSRTKHGANRLTRQLSAKGINAAAIHGDKSQNARTKALADFKAGSVQILVATDIAARGIDIDQLPQVVNFDLPQVAEDYVHRIGRTGRAGAEGQAVSLVSADEFKLLADIERLIQKRLPREEIEGFEPEQRLPESRLPTQPVKARKPKKPKAAKNGDQRGQDRKGEKKGPRQDGAARNSANAPRRQRRRGAGGAGKPAQRKEAKGN